GATTATTTGAATATAAGGGGAATATACACCCGCTGATCCGTTTTTGTCAATGTAGGAAAAGAGCTGATACATCTGGTAAAAATTTGGATTACAAACAAAAAAACAAGAAAATCCTGTTTCAGTGAGATTCTCTTGCTTTTTTTATGTTTATTCATCCCGCATGTTTTGAAGTAAAGAAATGGCATCTACTAAATGATTGTCAAAAATCTGCTTGGAAACCTTAAGTAAATCTTTAATAAGGGGATCTCTCAGTGAGTAGATCACAGAGGTGCCTTCTTTTGTTCCACTTACCACATTTTTATTTCTAAGGACAGCTAATTGTTGGGACACAGCAGAACCTTCCGTTCCTAAAATAGCCTGTAGTTCATTAACGTTTTTATCACCTTCACATAAAACCTCAAGGATTCGAATACGCAAGGGATGGGCCAGGGCTTTAAAAAATTCTGCTTTAAATTGTTGAATTTCTCGGTTCATATATCTAAACTCCTTACAAACAATTTTAATGATAGGAATATAAGAATAAGATAACACAGATAGTCAGGAAGTTGTAAAAGAGTACATGGCTACTAGTAATATTTTTTGATTCATTCTAATCATCTATGCTGTAGATACCGATTTTAATAGTAACAGGAGGGTGATTTTCTTACCATTTTATTTTATTCATATTATGATCATATATATAAAATTTTGCAAACTGTTCAATTTGTGTACACATTTTTTCCATATAGGCAAATTTTGCTAGATTTTTTTCAAAATATGGGTTATGATCTTAATAGAAAGTGACTTTCTATTTTTACCCAAGGGGGAGATATTATGAGCATCGCAATCGCTGTATTACAATTCCTTGGCGCAGTTATCCCTTTAGTAATTGATCTTCTAAAGGCGATCGCTTAGGACTAATCATTTTCAAATTGTTTTAATGTCCTTATTTTTAACATTATTGCCAAAAGGCCAGCTTCCTATGAGCTGGCCTTTTGGCATTTTTGAACTAGTAAACTATTTTGGTAGTGGCTCTATTATCAACTCAATTGTTTTTTAAACAGTGTCAGGAAATGTCACTATTAGGGTCTAGAATGGAGGGAGAAAAGGGGGAGAATTATGTTTAAGCAATTACATTGCCTTGCCATTTATACGAAAGACTTGGAATCAGCTATTCTTTTCTATGAGAAAATGGGGTTAGTAAAAAAGTGGGAGGCTGAACAAATTCCGGGTAAACCATGGAAACTAGTAGGTATGGGGTTTGAAGGAGGCCATGCAGAGTTAGTTTTGAAAAATAACCCTGAATTACATTTCATAGAGCCAGAGATTTTTGTAGAAGATGTCACTGCATTCTATGAACAGTGGAAAGACGATCCTTCCATTCAGTGGATTCGTCCGCCATTTTCCAATTCATTAGGTGGTCATGTAGCTATTATGGAGGCCCCGGATGGTAATGTATTTGTATTAATCGGGAAGTAGGCTGATAAATATGATACAATGGGAGGAATGTAACTTTTATTGATCATAAAAACATGGGGGAGAGAGTGATTGAACTTTATTGGAAAACACTCGCTAAATCTATTGCTGCTGATTGTCGGGCCTACATTTTTCCTGAATCTATTTATTAAGGAAGGCACTGCAAAAAATATCATTAGTGTCGTTAGTTTCCTTCTAGTGTTGCTTGTCGTTATTTGTGGAAGAAGATATCAAAATAAGAATTCAGAATAACGGAAAAGATGTGATAAATCCCTTCTTTCTCGGTTCTTATGTGTGACCTTTCTACATACATTGTTGTCAGAACGAAAGGAGAGGGGCACATGGAAGCTACAATTGCTCGGTATTTTGCGATCAAACAACAGCAAAAAGAGTTAGAAGAGGAGCTGGCAGAGCTACGCCGGATTCTGTTGGCTGTTTATCCAGAACCGTGTGAGATTGAGATAGGAGACTACCGTCTGAAAATTAGTCAACAAGAGAAGAAAGAGTTTAATGAGGAACACCTGCTTAAAGCCGTAGAAGATCCACAAATATGGAGGCTGATGTCCAAGGTGGATGTGGCAAAAATAAACAGCCTACTTAAGCTAGGTGTCATAAAAGAAGAAACACTCG
The nucleotide sequence above comes from Brevibacillus laterosporus LMG 15441. Encoded proteins:
- a CDS encoding ArsR/SmtB family transcription factor; this translates as MNREIQQFKAEFFKALAHPLRIRILEVLCEGDKNVNELQAILGTEGSAVSQQLAVLRNKNVVSGTKEGTSVIYSLRDPLIKDLLKVSKQIFDNHLVDAISLLQNMRDE
- a CDS encoding VOC family protein produces the protein MFKQLHCLAIYTKDLESAILFYEKMGLVKKWEAEQIPGKPWKLVGMGFEGGHAELVLKNNPELHFIEPEIFVEDVTAFYEQWKDDPSIQWIRPPFSNSLGGHVAIMEAPDGNVFVLIGK